From the genome of Lampris incognitus isolate fLamInc1 chromosome 17, fLamInc1.hap2, whole genome shotgun sequence:
ATGCAGCATGGACACATGCAGCTCGGACACATGCAGCTCGGACACATGCAGCTCGGACACGTGTAGCTCAGACACATGCAGCTCGGACACATGCAGCTCGAATACACGCAGCACAGAGACACGCAGCATGGAGACGTGCAGCTCGGAGACGTGCAGCTCGGAGGCATGTAGCTCGGACACATGCAGCTCGGACACATGCAGCTCGGACACGTGCAGCTCAGACGCGTGCAGCTCGGACACATGCAGCTCAGACACATGCAGCTCGGACACATGCAGCTCGGAGACATGCAGCTCGGACACATGCAGCTCGGACACATGCAGCTCGGGCACATGCAGCTCGGACACATGCAGCACGGACACATGCAGCTCGGGCACATGCAGCTCGGACACATGCAGCTCGGACACATGCAGCTCGGGCACATGCAGCTCGGGCACATGCAGCTCGGACACATGCAGCTCGGACACATGCAGCTCGGACACATGCAGCTCGGGCACATGCAGCTCGGGCACATGCAGCTCGGACGCATGCAGCTCGGACGCATGCAGCTCGGACACATGCAGCTCGGACACATGCAGCTCGGACACATGCAGCTCGGGCACATGCAGCTCGGACGCATGCAGCTCGGACGCATGCAGCTCGGACGCATGCAGCTCGGACGCATGCAGCTCGGACGCATGCAGCTCGGGCACATGCAGCTCGGACACATGCAGCTCGGACACATGCAGCTCGGGCACATGCAGCTCGGACACATGCAGCTCGGACACATGCAGCTCGGACACATGCAGCAGCTCGGACACATGCAGCTCGGACACATGCAGCTCGGAGGCATGCAGCTCGGACACATGCAGCTCGGACACATGCAGCTCGGAGACATGCAGCTCGGACACATGCAGCTCGGACACATGCAGCTCGGGCACATGCAGCTCGGACACATGCAGCACAGAGACATGCAGCACAGAGACACGCAGCTCAGCCCCTCCACCACTTCACAGCACAAAGAAGCAGGAAAACATGTCCAGTCTACTGCACCTCTGAGCTTCACCTTATGTAAATACATCACACGTTGTCTCTGTATCCCACACCAGCATGTGTCTCAGGAAGGAAGGACGTGTACTACCATTTCAGCATCATGTGTTCACTACGTCACAAACCATCATGTATTCACCACATCATACACCATTACGTGTTCACCACTTCACAAACCATTATGTGTTCACTACATCATAAACCATCATGAGTTCACCACATAAACCATCATGAGTTCACCACATCATAAACCATTATGTGTTCACTACGTCATAAACCATCATGAGTTCACTACATCATAAACCATTATGTGTTCACTCCGTCATAAACCATCATGTGTTCACCACGTCATAACCCATCATGTGTTCACCACATCATAACCCATCATGTGTTCACCACGTCACAAACCATCATGAGTTCACCACGTCATAACCCATCATGTGTTCACCATGTCATAACCCATTATGTGTTCACCACGTCATAACCCATTATGTGTTCACCACGTCATAACCCATTATGTGTTCACCACATCATAATCCATCACGTGTTCACTACGTCATAACCCATCATGTGTTCACCATGTCATAACCCCTTATGTGTTCACCACGTCATAACCCATTATGTGTTCACCACGTCATAACCCATTATGTTTTCACCACATCATAATCCATCACGTGTTCACCACGTCATAACCCATCACGTGTTCACCACGTCATAACCCATTATGTGTTCACCACGTCATAACCCATCATGTGTTCACCACATCATAACCCATCATGTGTTCACCACGTCATAACCCATTATGTGTTCACCACATCATAATCCATCACGTGTTCACCACATCATAACCCATCATGTGTTCACCACGACATAACCCATCATGTGTTCACCACGTCATAACCCATTATGTGTTCACCACATCATAATCCATCATGTGTTCACCATGTCATAACCCATCATGTGTTCACCACGACATAACCCATCATGTGTTCACCACGTCATAACCCATCATGTGTTCACCACATCATAACCCATTATGTGTTCACCACATCATAATCCATCACGTGTTCACCACGTCATAACCCATCATGTGTTCACCACGTCATAACCCATCATGTGTTCACCACATCATAATCCATCACGTGTTCACCACATCATAACCCATCATGTGTTCACCACGTCATAATCCATCATGTGTTCACCACATCATAACCCATTATGTGTTCACCATATCATAATCCATCATGTGTTCACCATGTCATAACCCATCATGTGTTCACTACGTCATAACCCATCATGTGTTCACCACGTCATAACCCATCATGTGTTCACCATGTCATAATCCATCACGTGTTCACCATGTCATAACCCATCATTTGTTCACCACGTCATAACCCATTATGTGTTCACCATGTCATAATCCATCATGTGTTCATCACATCATAAACCATCATGTGTTCACCACATCATAAACCATCATGTGTTCATCACATCATAAACCATCATGTGTTCACCACGACATAACCCATCATGTGTTCACCACGTCATAATCCATCATGTGTTCACCACGACATAACCCATCATGTGTTCACCACGTCATAATCCATCATGTGTTCACCACGACATAACCCATCATGTGTTCACCACGACATAACCCATCATGTGTTCACCACGTCATAACCCATCATGTGTTCACCATGTCATAACCCTATGAACCATCAGCCGAGACTTTGCCGTCAGTCTAGAAAAGTAGAGTTGAGAATGAAGCCTAGCGGAGGACCTGAAGTCACAGGGTCCCCCTCTTTTTACCGCCGCACCCCATATTTAGACCCTCAGCAAAGCACTGACGGCGCTACGTCAGGCCTCCGCCAGATGCCCCGGGGGAGGCCACTACGCAGAGCTGAGGGTGCCCCATAAATGTCCCGTATGACTACTGCAAGACCTGTCGGGGGAACCTGGGTGTATAGTGTCACCTCTCAGGGCTTCACTGCCTGCATCAGCCAGCACTGGGCTCATcgtcatgtgggggggggggggggcaacaacaacaacaacaacaacaaccgatgGCGAAGCCCTGGGCAGCAGGCTGGGAAGCCATTACACCTCCAACCTGGACACAAAGCCTCCATGTGTCAGGGCAGGACCACTATGGATACTGTAACACACACTCTaacacacactgtaacacacaccaacacacactgtaacacacactaacacacaccaacacacacaacacactgtaacacactgtaacacacaccaacacactgtaacacacacaacacgcactgtaacacacaccaacacacaccaaaacactgtaatacacaccaacacactgtaacacacaccaacactcaacACACTgtaatacacaccaacacactgtaacacacaccaacacactgtaacacacaccaacacacactgtaatacacacaacatatgtaacacacaccaacacactgtaacacacaccaacacactgtaacacacaccaacacacactgtaacacacactgtaacacacactaacacacaccaacacacacaacacactgtaacacacaccaacacactgtaacacacacaacacgcactgtaacacacaccaacacacaccaaaacactgtaatacacaccaacacactgtaacacaccaacacactgtaaaacacatcaacacactgtaacacacaccaacactcaacACACTgtaatacacaccaacacactgtaacacacaccaacacactgtaacacacaccaacacacactgtaatacacacaacatatgtaacacacaccaacacactgtaaTACACACCAATATACACtgtaacacaccaacacactgtaacacaaaccaacacactgtaacacacaccaacacactgtaatacacaccaacacactgtaaAACACATCAACACACTGTAACGCACACCAACACTCAACACACTgtaatacacaccaacacactgtaacacacaccaacacactgtaacacacaccaacacacactgtaatacacaccaacacacactgtaatacacacaacatatgtaacacacaccaacacactgtaaTACACACCAATatacactgtaacacacacaacacactgtaataatacacaccaacacactgtaaaacacatcaacacactgtaacacacaccaacacacaacacactgtaatacacaccaacacactgtaacacacaccaacacactgtaaacacaccaacacaatgtaacacacaccaacacactgtaacacacaccaacacactgtaacacacaccaacacactgtaatacacaccaacacactgtaacacacaccaacacactgtaacacacacaacatatgtaacacacaccaacacactgtaataatacacaccaacacactgttacacacaccaacacactgtaatacacacaacatatgtaacacacaccaacacacactgtaATACACACCAACatacactgtaacacacacaacacactgtaataatacacaccaacacactgttacacacaccaacacactgtaacacacctcGACACACTTTCAtgtaacaatgttacaatttcatttagcagacgcttttatccaaagtgacgcacatctgagagttactacaacacaagcaaggatctagtcaggagacaacaatgcaagtaagtgccaaaaaactaggttcaagtccgataggacttGTATATCAATACTATCAGgcgtggaggtgttggagaaagagctgggtctttagcttggtCTTAAAGATGGACAAGGACTCAGCGGatggaatggagtttggtaactcgttccaccaccggggaactatagaagagtctggctagtgacttagggccccgttgtggtggaagtttcaggcacctttcattggcagagtgtagtgagcgggactgagtgtagacctgaatgaggcagttcaggtaggcgggagctgttttagttggtgttttgtaagcaagcatcaaggttttgaatttgatgcgggcagcaactgggagccagtggaagagtatgaacagcggggtgacatgagctgttttgggttggttgaagaccagatgtgccaccacgttctggatcatttgcagaggtttgaaagtgtatgcagggagacctgccagtaaggagttgccgtagtcaatgtgtgatattacaagagcctgtaccaggagttgtgctgcatgctcagacaggtaggctctaattttcctgatgttgtacgggGCAAATCGGCACGACTGAGCaaccgaggccacgtgaaccttaaaggttagttggtcatcagtcatgacacccaggttttgggcagactttgtgggtatgagttgggttgatccaagctggatattgatctgttgttgtaaggatggactggctgggatgacaaagagctcagtcttagataggttaagctgaaggtggcattctttcatccatgcagaaatATCAGTAAGACATAACGATAcccgtgccgagac
Proteins encoded in this window:
- the LOC130127845 gene encoding dynein heavy chain-like — translated: MSPVLADAGSEALRGDTIHPGSPDSGGGAELRVSVLHVSVLHVSELHVPELHVSELHVSELHVSELHVSELHVSELHASELHVSELHVSELLHVSELHVSELHVSELHVPELHVSELHVSELHVPELHASELHASELHASELHASELHASELHVPELHVSELHVSELHVSELHASELHASELHVPELHVPELHVSELHVSELHVSELHVPELHVPELHVSELHVSELHVPELHVSVLHVSELHVPELHVSELHVSELHVSELHVSELHVSELHVSELHASELHVSELHVSELHVSELHASELHVSELHVSMLRVSVLRVFELHVSELHVSELHVSELHVSELHVSELHVSMLHVSELHASELHVSELRVSVLRVSVLRVFELHVSVLHVSVLRVSELHVSELHVSVLRVSELHVSVLRVSDLHVSELHVSVLRVSDLHVSDLHVSVLHVSVLHVSVLHVSVLHVSVLHVSVLHVSVLHVSVLHVSVLHVSVLHVSDLHVSELHVSVLHVSVLHVSVLHVSVLHVSVLHVSVLHVSVLHVSVLHVSVLHVSDLHVSELHVSVLHVSVLHVSVLHVSVLHVSELHVSLLRGSRHASQKPSNPPESRVQGPESRVQSPESRLQTPGSRVQSPESRVQTLESRVQSPESRVQSPESRVQSPESRVQTPESRV